In a single window of the Coriobacteriia bacterium genome:
- a CDS encoding DMT family transporter, whose translation MTDAARRWALLAALTGVTAVWGLTFVMVKEAIAAYPLYAFLAVRFAIAAVAFGAMFPRTLRALSDRRLLAVGVLAGTLLTSGYVFQTVGLQYTKASVAAFITGLFVVLTPLMEYVFFRRPPGRASALGVALAVPGMWLLTGADVAAWGRGEWLLLLCAVAFAAHLVALAGPGRRHDPLALTLVQLAFTAGVCGAISLATERAPLPSSGQVWVALLVTGILASAVAFGVQTVALRYLSATRTALILVTEPVFGGIFGFLLAGEVLGAVGLSGAGLMLGGMVVSEAGRFVRRPHARLVVGIEGPAVPVADEAASRRRAGLEQARLGPPDTPPRETGDQDRGERRCGGERG comes from the coding sequence GTGACGGACGCGGCCCGCCGCTGGGCCCTGTTGGCGGCCCTCACCGGCGTCACGGCCGTGTGGGGGCTGACGTTCGTGATGGTCAAGGAGGCGATCGCCGCCTACCCCCTGTACGCGTTCCTCGCCGTGCGTTTCGCGATCGCGGCCGTGGCGTTCGGCGCGATGTTCCCGCGAACGCTGCGGGCGCTGTCGGACAGACGTCTGCTCGCCGTGGGCGTGCTGGCCGGAACGCTGCTGACCTCGGGATACGTCTTCCAGACGGTCGGCTTGCAGTACACGAAGGCCTCCGTCGCGGCGTTCATCACAGGGCTGTTCGTGGTGCTGACGCCGCTGATGGAGTACGTCTTCTTCCGGCGACCGCCCGGACGCGCCTCCGCGCTCGGGGTCGCGCTCGCGGTCCCGGGGATGTGGCTGCTGACGGGCGCGGACGTTGCGGCGTGGGGGCGGGGCGAGTGGCTGCTGCTGCTCTGCGCCGTCGCGTTCGCGGCGCACCTGGTGGCTCTCGCCGGTCCCGGGCGCAGGCACGACCCGCTCGCGCTCACGCTCGTGCAACTCGCGTTCACCGCGGGCGTGTGCGGCGCCATCTCGCTCGCCACCGAACGCGCCCCGTTGCCGTCGTCGGGACAGGTGTGGGTGGCACTGCTGGTGACCGGGATACTCGCCTCGGCGGTGGCCTTCGGCGTGCAGACGGTGGCCCTGCGCTACCTGTCCGCCACCCGGACCGCGCTCATCCTGGTCACGGAGCCGGTCTTCGGCGGGATCTTCGGGTTCCTGCTCGCCGGCGAGGTCCTCGGGGCGGTAGGTCTGTCGGGCGCCGGCCTGATGCTCGGCGGCATGGTCGTCTCGGAGGCCGGCCGGTTCGTGAGGAGGCCCCACGCGAGGCTGGTGGTCGGCATCGAGGGGCCCGCGGTGCCCGTGGCCGACGAGGCCGCCTCCAGGAGGCGGGCGGGGCTGGAGCAGGCGAGGCTCGGACCACCGGACACACCGCCGCGGGAAACCGGCGACCAGGACCGCGGCGAGCGTCGGTGCGGTGGCGAGCGCGGTTGA
- a CDS encoding leucine--tRNA ligase, whose amino-acid sequence MADERSGRYDPHAIEEKWQQVWEREGVNRVTEDPSRPKKYVLEMFPYPSGDIHMGHVRNYTIGDVIARYSTMRGFNVLHPIGWDAFGLPAENAAIKSETHPAAWTYDNIEKQRASFKRMGFSYDWDRTVVTCDEEYYRWGQWIFLKFWERGLVERRSSPVNWCPSCLTVLANEQVLGDGVCWRCGTRVVKRELEQWYLKITEYAQELLDSLEDLPGWPDRVKVMQANWIGRSQGAEVEFTLLSEDAESPAADAEGAPRRITVFTTRPDTLFGCTFFLLAPEHPLVAELVVGTEHEGAVMDVVRAAERESAVERAAGERVKRGAFTGRYVQNPVNGEPVPVWVADYVLMEYGTGAVMAVPSGDQRDFEFARQYGLRIVPVVVPEEDRERYDASLTGGEAPAEVDWDAAYDGPGVMVNSGPFSGTPTGKGGEGVAAVTRWLEERGTGRSSVNFRLRDWLISRQRYWGNPIPAVHCEACGLVPVPESDLPVRLPAEVDVTKGETLADHPEFYETTCPACAGAARRETDTMDTFTDSSWYYLRYCDARNDEAIWDREKAGHWMPVDQYIGGIEHAILHLLYSRFFTKVFRDLGLLEVDEPFTNLLTQGMVKLEGYTMSKSRGNVVAPEDMIAQHGSDTLRAYILFMAPPDKDLEWSFEGLEGLDRFLGRVWRLVGEVAEEGGTGVPRVSGTGSGGVAAKELRRLMHRAIGKVTEDVERFNLNTAIAAMMEYVNAMGEYRRGESTGRDLALEREAAESLTLLLAPFTPHLAEELWRGVLGKQGSVHAQAWPAWDPSAAAAEEVEIAVQVNGKVRDRVTVPADASEEEVRDAALGLDRIVAQLEGKTVGKVVVVPGKLVSIVAK is encoded by the coding sequence ATGGCTGATGAGCGTAGTGGGCGTTACGACCCGCACGCGATAGAGGAGAAGTGGCAGCAGGTCTGGGAGCGCGAGGGTGTCAACCGCGTGACCGAGGACCCGTCGCGCCCGAAGAAGTACGTGCTCGAGATGTTCCCGTACCCTTCGGGCGACATCCATATGGGGCACGTGCGCAACTACACCATCGGCGACGTCATCGCGCGGTACTCGACGATGCGGGGCTTCAACGTGCTGCATCCGATCGGCTGGGACGCCTTCGGGCTTCCCGCGGAGAACGCGGCGATCAAGTCCGAGACGCACCCGGCGGCGTGGACGTACGACAACATCGAGAAGCAGCGTGCGAGCTTCAAGCGGATGGGGTTCTCGTACGACTGGGACCGAACCGTCGTCACCTGCGACGAGGAGTACTACCGCTGGGGCCAGTGGATCTTCCTGAAGTTCTGGGAGCGCGGGCTGGTGGAGCGCAGGAGCTCGCCGGTCAACTGGTGCCCGAGCTGCCTCACCGTGCTGGCGAACGAGCAGGTCCTCGGCGATGGGGTGTGCTGGCGCTGCGGTACCCGGGTGGTCAAGCGCGAGCTCGAGCAGTGGTACCTCAAGATCACCGAGTACGCACAGGAGCTGCTCGACTCGCTGGAGGACCTGCCCGGCTGGCCGGACCGCGTGAAGGTCATGCAGGCCAACTGGATCGGCCGCTCGCAGGGAGCAGAGGTCGAGTTCACCCTGCTTTCCGAGGACGCTGAGTCGCCCGCCGCCGATGCCGAGGGCGCTCCGAGGCGCATCACGGTGTTCACGACGCGTCCTGACACGCTGTTCGGGTGCACGTTCTTCCTGCTGGCGCCGGAGCACCCCCTGGTCGCCGAACTCGTGGTCGGGACGGAGCACGAGGGCGCGGTGATGGACGTCGTGCGCGCCGCGGAGCGGGAGAGCGCCGTGGAGCGCGCCGCCGGCGAGCGCGTCAAGCGCGGGGCGTTCACGGGGCGCTACGTGCAGAACCCCGTGAACGGCGAGCCCGTGCCGGTCTGGGTCGCCGACTACGTGCTCATGGAGTACGGCACGGGCGCCGTGATGGCGGTGCCCAGCGGTGACCAGCGCGACTTCGAGTTCGCGCGACAGTACGGGCTGCGCATCGTGCCGGTGGTGGTGCCCGAGGAGGATCGCGAGCGCTATGACGCGTCGCTGACCGGCGGCGAGGCGCCGGCGGAGGTCGACTGGGACGCAGCCTACGACGGACCGGGCGTCATGGTGAACTCCGGGCCGTTCTCCGGGACGCCCACGGGCAAGGGCGGCGAAGGCGTGGCGGCCGTCACGCGGTGGCTGGAGGAGCGCGGAACGGGACGGTCCTCGGTGAACTTCCGCCTTCGCGACTGGCTGATCTCGCGCCAGCGCTACTGGGGCAACCCCATCCCGGCGGTGCACTGTGAGGCGTGCGGCCTGGTCCCCGTGCCGGAGAGCGACCTGCCCGTGCGCCTGCCCGCCGAAGTGGACGTCACGAAGGGCGAGACACTGGCCGACCACCCCGAGTTCTACGAGACGACCTGTCCCGCCTGCGCGGGCGCGGCGAGACGCGAGACCGACACGATGGACACGTTCACGGACTCGTCGTGGTACTACCTGCGCTACTGCGACGCTCGCAACGACGAGGCGATCTGGGACCGGGAGAAGGCGGGCCACTGGATGCCGGTCGACCAGTACATCGGCGGCATCGAGCACGCCATCCTGCACCTGCTGTACTCGCGCTTCTTCACGAAGGTCTTCCGCGACCTGGGCCTGCTCGAGGTCGACGAGCCGTTCACGAACCTGCTCACGCAGGGGATGGTGAAGCTCGAGGGCTACACCATGTCGAAGTCGCGCGGCAACGTCGTGGCGCCGGAGGACATGATCGCCCAGCACGGCTCGGACACGCTGCGGGCCTACATCCTGTTCATGGCGCCGCCCGACAAGGATCTCGAGTGGAGCTTCGAGGGCCTCGAAGGGCTCGATCGCTTCCTCGGCCGAGTGTGGCGGCTGGTGGGCGAGGTCGCCGAGGAAGGCGGGACGGGTGTCCCTCGGGTCTCCGGCACCGGCTCCGGCGGCGTCGCCGCCAAGGAGCTGCGCCGCCTGATGCACCGCGCGATCGGCAAGGTCACCGAGGACGTCGAGCGGTTCAACCTCAACACCGCCATCGCGGCGATGATGGAGTACGTCAACGCCATGGGCGAGTACCGCCGCGGCGAGTCGACGGGGCGCGACCTCGCGCTGGAGCGAGAGGCGGCCGAGAGCCTGACGCTGCTGCTCGCGCCGTTCACGCCGCACCTCGCCGAGGAGCTGTGGCGCGGAGTGCTCGGAAAGCAGGGTTCCGTGCACGCGCAGGCGTGGCCCGCGTGGGACCCGTCCGCGGCCGCGGCCGAGGAGGTCGAGATCGCGGTCCAGGTCAACGGGAAGGTCCGCGACCGGGTGACCGTGCCCGCCGACGCGTCCGAGGAGGAGGTCCGCGACGCCGCGCTCGGACTCGACAGGATCGTCGCGCAGCTCGAGGGCAAGACCGTGGGCAAGGTCGTGGTAGTGCCCGGCAAGCTCGTGAGCATCGTGGCGAAGTAG
- a CDS encoding ComEA family DNA-binding protein: MLRRAGVSSVTQAQVVVVVVLALACAGWFAWRSRPPGGDEFTASEAPGTTEAPEGAGDAPGGSEQAGEPAELVVHVVGAVAHPGVYRLPAGSRVADAVEAAGGALGNAAPDAVNFARLLSDGEQLALPTREEWGSGKAQSVPGGGSGAAGAPAAAAGVVDLNTADEAALDTLPGVGPATARRIVEDRAANGPFARPEDLMRVSGIGEKKYEALKDLVTVR, from the coding sequence CTGCTGCGGCGCGCCGGGGTCTCCTCGGTCACTCAGGCACAGGTCGTGGTCGTCGTGGTGCTCGCGCTGGCCTGCGCGGGGTGGTTCGCCTGGCGGTCGCGGCCCCCAGGCGGCGACGAGTTCACCGCGTCGGAGGCGCCGGGGACGACGGAGGCGCCGGAGGGCGCCGGTGACGCGCCCGGCGGTTCGGAGCAGGCGGGAGAGCCCGCGGAACTGGTGGTGCACGTCGTGGGCGCAGTGGCGCACCCGGGCGTGTACAGGCTGCCGGCGGGCAGCCGCGTCGCCGACGCGGTAGAGGCCGCGGGGGGCGCGCTGGGAAACGCCGCTCCCGACGCGGTCAACTTCGCGCGGCTGCTGTCCGACGGCGAGCAGCTGGCGCTGCCCACGCGCGAGGAGTGGGGGTCGGGCAAGGCGCAGTCCGTGCCGGGCGGGGGGAGCGGCGCCGCGGGCGCGCCGGCCGCTGCGGCCGGGGTGGTCGACCTGAACACCGCTGACGAGGCTGCCCTGGACACGCTGCCGGGAGTCGGCCCGGCGACCGCGCGGCGCATCGTCGAGGACCGGGCGGCCAACGGGCCCTTCGCGAGACCCGAGGACCTCATGCGGGTCTCGGGCATCGGCGAGAAGAAGTACGAGGCGCTGAAGGACCTGGTGACGGTGCGATGA
- the holA gene encoding DNA polymerase III subunit delta, which translates to MSDLGDLKPVYLIHGSEELLLERAVARLRERLARVADLDFNFDHFDGAQASADEIVAAANTLPFMSERRLVVVRDVDKMPAEEQQRLAEYVKDPAEHTCLVLVGVKLAKNSRLYKAVAALGGVSEYAAPKRSEYPAKVVGLFEEKGREVGIDAAETLVEAVGRDLRRLATEIDKIVAFAGETTTLTRQDVEAVLSTVAPASIFDFLEAMGMRDARRAMRLLSDLLAQGEALLGVHAMAVRHVRQLASVRALTDRGLSCGEVAGAMGLADWQVRKLAPQAARHDQAGSSGALRSAAAAEAEMKTNRDARLAFERWVLEVCGEST; encoded by the coding sequence GTGTCGGACCTGGGCGACCTCAAGCCGGTGTACCTCATCCACGGCTCCGAGGAGCTGCTGCTGGAGCGCGCTGTCGCGCGCCTCCGCGAGAGGCTCGCCAGGGTGGCCGACCTCGACTTCAACTTCGACCACTTCGACGGCGCTCAGGCGAGCGCGGACGAGATCGTAGCCGCGGCGAACACGCTGCCGTTCATGTCGGAGCGGCGGCTCGTGGTCGTGCGCGACGTGGACAAGATGCCCGCCGAGGAGCAGCAGCGGCTGGCCGAGTACGTGAAGGATCCGGCCGAGCACACATGTCTCGTGCTCGTCGGGGTGAAGCTGGCGAAGAACTCGCGGCTCTACAAGGCCGTGGCGGCGCTCGGTGGCGTATCCGAGTACGCCGCCCCAAAGAGGTCCGAGTACCCGGCCAAGGTCGTCGGACTCTTCGAGGAGAAGGGCCGGGAGGTGGGGATCGACGCCGCCGAGACACTCGTGGAGGCGGTGGGGCGGGATCTGCGGCGCCTCGCGACCGAGATCGACAAGATAGTCGCGTTCGCCGGCGAGACGACGACGCTCACGCGGCAGGACGTGGAAGCGGTCCTGTCCACCGTCGCCCCGGCGTCGATCTTCGACTTCCTGGAGGCGATGGGGATGCGAGACGCGCGGCGGGCCATGCGCCTGCTCTCGGACCTGCTCGCGCAAGGGGAGGCGCTCCTCGGCGTGCATGCCATGGCGGTGCGGCACGTGAGGCAGCTGGCCTCCGTGCGTGCGCTGACGGACCGGGGGCTCTCGTGCGGGGAGGTCGCCGGAGCGATGGGGCTGGCCGACTGGCAGGTGCGCAAGCTGGCGCCCCAGGCGGCGCGGCATGATCAGGCGGGGTCCTCCGGCGCCCTGCGCTCGGCCGCCGCTGCGGAGGCGGAGATGAAGACGAACCGGGATGCCCGGCTCGCCTTCGAACGGTGGGTGCTGGAGGTCTGCGGCGAGTCGACCTAG
- the rpsT gene encoding 30S ribosomal protein S20, with product MANIKSQKKRNITNEKRHQRNKAVRSSVKTAIRRATEAVEAGDKAGALDRAQAASRMLDKAASKGVLHANQAANRKRGVMKRVNAMEG from the coding sequence TTGGCCAACATCAAGAGCCAGAAGAAGCGCAACATCACGAACGAGAAGCGCCACCAGCGCAACAAGGCGGTGCGGTCTTCCGTCAAGACGGCGATCCGCCGCGCCACCGAGGCCGTGGAGGCCGGCGACAAGGCCGGCGCGCTCGACCGGGCGCAGGCCGCGTCCAGGATGCTGGACAAGGCAGCGTCCAAGGGCGTGCTGCACGCCAACCAGGCCGCCAATCGCAAGCGCGGCGTGATGAAGCGCGTCAACGCGATGGAGGGCTAG
- the lepA gene encoding elongation factor 4, with the protein MTRPSDIRNFSIIAHIDHGKSTLADRMLELTHTVEGRDMVEQVLDSMDIERERGITIKAQAVRLMYDADDGRTYQLNLIDTPGHVDFTYEVSRSLAACEGVLLVVDAAQGVEAQTVANALMAMNAHLEIIPVINKIDLPAADPERVRHEIEEALAVPAEDAVLASGKTGEGVREALEAVIARVPAPAGDPDTPLKALIFDSYFDAYRGVVALVRVVDGTIGKGAKVRMMATGETTEVEEVGVRRPANVPVGALGVGEVGYVIMGLKDPALVKVGDTLTLARHGATEALRGYRDVKPMVYTGLFPIDGDQYPELRDALDKLKLNDPALLYEPESSHALGFGFRVGFLGLLHMEVVKERLEREFDLDLLATAPSVEYHAFRTDGEMVEVHSPQDMPEPGRLERVEEPYLNATILVPPKYVGAVMELAEGRRAGFKDMQYLSATTVEMHYEIPLSELIMDFFDQLKSRTRGYASLDYEYVGYRESNLVKLDILLAGKAVDALSFIVHRDKAYARGRVLTEKLREIIPRQMFEVPIQAAIGSKIISRETVRAKRKDVLAKCYGGDITRKRKLLEKQKAGKRRMKNVGNVEVPQDAFMAILKVDEG; encoded by the coding sequence ATGACCCGGCCTTCAGACATACGCAACTTCTCGATCATCGCGCACATCGACCACGGGAAATCCACCCTGGCCGACCGCATGCTCGAGCTCACCCACACCGTGGAGGGGCGCGACATGGTCGAGCAGGTGCTGGACTCGATGGACATCGAGCGCGAGCGCGGCATCACGATCAAGGCGCAAGCCGTCCGGCTCATGTACGACGCCGACGACGGCCGTACCTACCAGCTCAACCTGATCGACACGCCGGGCCACGTCGACTTCACCTACGAGGTCTCGCGCTCGCTCGCAGCCTGCGAGGGCGTGCTGCTCGTCGTGGACGCGGCACAGGGCGTGGAGGCCCAGACGGTGGCCAACGCTCTCATGGCCATGAACGCGCACCTCGAGATCATCCCGGTCATCAACAAGATCGACCTGCCGGCGGCCGACCCCGAGCGCGTGCGTCACGAGATCGAGGAGGCGCTCGCGGTGCCCGCGGAGGACGCCGTGCTGGCCAGCGGCAAGACCGGCGAGGGCGTCCGGGAGGCGTTGGAGGCCGTCATCGCGCGCGTCCCTGCTCCGGCCGGTGATCCGGATACTCCTCTCAAAGCGCTCATCTTCGACAGCTACTTCGACGCCTACCGGGGCGTAGTCGCGCTGGTCCGCGTGGTGGACGGCACGATCGGCAAGGGCGCCAAGGTGCGCATGATGGCCACCGGCGAGACCACAGAGGTGGAGGAGGTCGGCGTCCGCCGTCCGGCGAACGTGCCGGTCGGGGCGCTCGGCGTGGGCGAGGTGGGCTACGTCATCATGGGCCTGAAGGACCCGGCCCTCGTCAAGGTGGGCGACACGCTGACGCTGGCCAGACACGGAGCGACCGAGGCCCTGCGCGGTTACCGGGACGTGAAGCCGATGGTCTACACCGGGCTCTTCCCGATCGACGGCGACCAGTACCCCGAGCTCCGCGACGCGCTGGACAAGCTGAAGCTGAACGACCCGGCGCTTCTCTACGAGCCCGAATCCAGTCACGCGCTGGGCTTCGGCTTCCGCGTCGGCTTCCTCGGCCTGCTGCACATGGAGGTCGTCAAGGAACGCCTGGAGCGCGAGTTCGACCTCGATCTGCTGGCGACCGCTCCGAGCGTGGAATACCACGCGTTCCGCACCGACGGGGAGATGGTGGAGGTCCATTCCCCCCAGGACATGCCCGAACCGGGACGCCTGGAGCGGGTGGAGGAGCCGTACTTGAACGCCACGATCCTCGTGCCGCCGAAGTACGTCGGCGCGGTGATGGAGCTGGCCGAGGGCCGGCGGGCGGGCTTCAAGGACATGCAGTACCTCTCGGCGACGACGGTCGAGATGCACTACGAGATCCCGCTCTCCGAGCTCATCATGGACTTCTTCGACCAGCTCAAGAGCCGCACCCGCGGCTACGCGTCGCTCGACTACGAGTACGTCGGCTATCGGGAGAGCAACCTGGTCAAGCTCGACATCCTGCTCGCAGGCAAGGCCGTGGACGCTCTGTCCTTCATCGTGCACAGGGACAAGGCCTACGCGCGGGGCCGCGTGCTCACCGAGAAGTTGCGCGAGATCATCCCGCGGCAGATGTTCGAGGTGCCCATCCAGGCGGCGATCGGATCCAAGATCATCTCGCGCGAGACGGTGCGCGCGAAGCGCAAGGACGTGCTCGCGAAATGCTACGGCGGCGACATCACCCGCAAGCGCAAGCTGCTCGAGAAGCAGAAGGCCGGGAAGAGGCGGATGAAGAACGTCGGCAACGTCGAGGTCCCCCAGGACGCCTTCATGGCGATCCTGAAGGTCGACGAGGGGTAG
- a CDS encoding coproporphyrinogen III oxidase family protein: MSAEESRRSRDPFGAVGSAGGVSLYVHVPFCASRCAYCDFFSIPLPGRPPGQGPRPAGADGMLADPVGEFLAASRMDGFLGEVLQDVPTLYVGGGTPTVLGERLVELLSETCAHVGLRPGAEITVEANPDSLTPALAEALAAAGVSRVSLGVQSFDDDVLAALGRRHDARRAEEAAAAVAGSGLRLSVDLMCGVPRQSASGWRESLERALDSGAGHVSVYPLSVEPGSALAESVRRGELREPDQDSTAGMMLAAEEVLGEGGLVRYEVANYSLPGEESRHNLRYWTGGEYAGVGPRAHSMMSPATLARVGVLGELALERLGVDADDGGRVRLMADASLEEFVRERWDGRPAEVEYLAPGDAAREDVMLGLRLAEGVTDALVELAGADVRAALERLEAAGLVERWASEAGAPASDAQRTEPPGTKRASRWRTTRRGWLLGNEVFGAVWNARGA; the protein is encoded by the coding sequence GTGAGCGCGGAGGAGTCCCGGCGATCACGCGATCCCTTCGGGGCCGTCGGCTCCGCCGGCGGCGTCTCGCTCTACGTCCACGTCCCGTTCTGCGCGAGCAGGTGCGCCTACTGCGACTTCTTCTCGATCCCGCTGCCCGGGCGGCCGCCTGGCCAGGGGCCCCGGCCGGCGGGCGCCGACGGGATGCTCGCGGACCCTGTCGGCGAGTTCCTCGCGGCATCGCGGATGGACGGCTTCCTGGGGGAGGTCCTCCAGGACGTCCCGACGCTCTACGTCGGCGGCGGGACGCCGACCGTTCTGGGCGAACGGCTGGTCGAGCTGCTCTCCGAGACGTGCGCGCACGTCGGGCTGCGGCCCGGGGCCGAGATCACGGTGGAGGCCAACCCCGACTCGCTGACCCCCGCGCTCGCCGAAGCGCTCGCGGCGGCCGGGGTGAGCCGCGTCAGCCTGGGCGTGCAGTCCTTCGACGACGACGTCCTCGCAGCGCTGGGGCGACGCCACGACGCGCGGCGTGCCGAGGAGGCGGCGGCGGCGGTGGCCGGGTCGGGCCTGCGGCTGTCGGTGGACCTGATGTGCGGCGTGCCGCGACAGTCGGCGTCCGGCTGGCGCGAGTCGCTGGAGCGGGCGCTGGACAGCGGCGCGGGCCACGTGAGCGTGTACCCGCTCTCGGTCGAGCCGGGGAGCGCGCTGGCCGAGTCGGTACGCCGCGGCGAGCTCCGCGAGCCGGACCAGGACTCCACGGCCGGGATGATGCTGGCGGCCGAGGAGGTCCTCGGCGAGGGGGGGCTCGTCCGGTACGAGGTCGCGAACTACTCCCTGCCGGGCGAGGAGTCGCGACACAACCTGCGTTACTGGACCGGAGGCGAGTACGCCGGGGTCGGGCCTCGCGCGCACAGCATGATGTCGCCGGCGACGCTCGCGCGGGTCGGCGTGCTCGGCGAGCTCGCGCTGGAGCGGCTCGGCGTGGACGCGGACGACGGGGGGCGCGTCCGGCTCATGGCCGACGCGTCGCTGGAGGAGTTCGTGCGCGAGCGGTGGGACGGACGGCCCGCCGAGGTGGAGTACCTCGCGCCGGGCGACGCCGCGCGCGAGGACGTCATGCTGGGGCTGCGGCTGGCGGAAGGCGTCACCGACGCCCTGGTCGAGCTCGCCGGCGCGGACGTGCGCGCGGCTCTGGAGCGGCTCGAGGCGGCGGGCCTGGTCGAACGGTGGGCGAGCGAGGCCGGCGCTCCGGCGTCCGACGCGCAGCGGACGGAGCCGCCCGGCACGAAGAGGGCCTCCCGCTGGCGGACCACGCGTCGGGGCTGGCTGCTGGGCAACGAGGTCTTCGGCGCCGTCTGGAACGCGCGGGGAGCGTAG
- the hrcA gene encoding heat-inducible transcription repressor HrcA: MLNERRRIVLSALVSEYIRSAQPVGSKHLVDAYRLDCSPATVRNELAALEDAGHVYQPHVSAGRVPTDSGYRVYVDGVAPSPEGLTGEEAESVRAHYHRLADEIDDVVRETSALLTRLTDYAAVVVAPGFRGATIRRVDVVALSAARALVVVITDAGQVGNRHVDLGEETVAAELSVLERLLNEALEGFRASDDLPGLSPALAEGVGARLLEAVRDCLVEQDRARLRHAGTSALLGQPEFADASAVRPLIETIEDGLAMLKVLSGAMKGHGVTVSIGTENATEGLEQVSVVAAHYGRAGADGAVCVIGPTRMEYTRAMSAVRCVADALSEALGGSA, encoded by the coding sequence ATGCTGAACGAACGAAGGCGGATCGTGCTCTCCGCCCTGGTGAGCGAGTACATCCGCAGCGCCCAGCCCGTCGGGTCGAAGCACCTCGTCGACGCGTATCGGCTCGACTGCAGTCCCGCCACCGTGCGCAACGAGCTGGCGGCGCTGGAGGACGCCGGGCACGTGTACCAGCCGCACGTCTCCGCCGGACGCGTGCCGACCGACTCCGGCTACCGCGTGTACGTGGACGGGGTCGCTCCGTCGCCCGAGGGCCTGACCGGCGAGGAGGCCGAGAGCGTCCGAGCGCACTACCACAGGCTCGCCGACGAGATCGACGACGTGGTTCGCGAGACGAGTGCGCTGCTCACGCGCCTGACCGACTACGCCGCGGTCGTGGTCGCGCCCGGGTTCCGCGGGGCGACGATCCGTCGCGTCGACGTGGTGGCGCTGTCGGCCGCGCGCGCCCTGGTGGTGGTCATCACGGACGCGGGGCAGGTCGGGAACCGGCACGTCGACCTCGGCGAGGAGACCGTCGCGGCCGAGCTCAGCGTTCTCGAGAGGCTCTTGAACGAGGCGCTCGAGGGGTTCCGTGCCTCCGACGACCTCCCCGGTCTCAGCCCCGCGCTGGCCGAGGGGGTGGGTGCGCGGCTGCTGGAGGCGGTGCGAGACTGTCTGGTGGAGCAGGACCGTGCCCGCTTGAGGCACGCGGGGACGTCGGCGCTGCTTGGCCAGCCGGAGTTCGCCGACGCCTCGGCGGTCCGTCCCCTCATCGAGACCATAGAGGACGGGCTGGCGATGCTGAAGGTGCTCTCCGGCGCGATGAAGGGGCACGGCGTGACGGTGAGCATCGGCACCGAGAACGCGACGGAGGGCCTCGAGCAGGTCAGCGTAGTGGCCGCACACTACGGCCGCGCGGGCGCGGACGGGGCCGTGTGCGTGATCGGGCCGACGAGGATGGAGTACACCCGCGCGATGAGCGCGGTGCGCTGCGTCGCGGACGCTTTGAGCGAAGCGCTCGGCGGCTCCGCGTAA
- the dnaJ gene encoding molecular chaperone DnaJ, translated as MDYYAVLGVGREATEDEIKRAFRRKARETHPDVAGHDGAEEAFKAINEAYEVLSDPDKRRVYDRYGTVDPRAAAPDLGDLFGGAGLDDVFSAFFGGGFGGFTPQRPRTEGRDMTAAVTVTLEEAAAGATKSVRVTRDAPCEACGATGAGEGGSAATCMDCNGMGKRRVGRRTFLGMMETVTACPTCGATGVVIDQPCARCAGSGRARVTQDIEVEVPGGVADGMGVRVPGAGEAGIRGSAAGDLIVSVRVSPHEYLHREGDDLHVRASVTISQAALGTVLKVPGLEGEVSVEVPAGTQFGDLVRVRGEGMRRLRRPGRGDLVVHVAVEVPRKLSKRQRELLGELGESLGDAQRTSPLQRLREWLSA; from the coding sequence ATGGACTACTACGCCGTGCTCGGTGTCGGGCGCGAGGCGACCGAGGACGAGATCAAGCGCGCGTTCCGGCGAAAGGCCCGCGAGACGCACCCGGACGTCGCCGGCCACGACGGCGCGGAGGAGGCGTTCAAGGCGATCAACGAGGCCTACGAGGTGCTGTCCGACCCCGACAAGCGCCGCGTCTACGACCGGTACGGCACCGTCGACCCGCGCGCGGCCGCCCCGGACCTCGGCGACCTCTTCGGGGGAGCGGGCCTGGACGACGTGTTCTCGGCGTTCTTCGGCGGCGGGTTCGGCGGCTTCACCCCCCAGCGCCCGAGGACCGAGGGCCGCGACATGACGGCCGCGGTCACCGTCACGCTCGAGGAGGCGGCCGCCGGCGCGACGAAGTCGGTGCGCGTCACGCGCGACGCGCCCTGCGAGGCGTGCGGCGCCACCGGTGCGGGCGAGGGCGGCTCGGCGGCGACCTGCATGGACTGCAACGGGATGGGCAAGCGCAGGGTGGGGCGGCGCACGTTCCTCGGGATGATGGAGACGGTGACCGCCTGCCCGACGTGCGGAGCGACGGGCGTGGTGATCGACCAGCCGTGCGCGCGCTGCGCGGGCTCCGGGCGTGCGCGCGTCACCCAGGACATCGAGGTGGAGGTGCCGGGCGGCGTCGCCGACGGCATGGGCGTCCGGGTGCCCGGCGCCGGGGAGGCCGGCATCCGGGGGTCGGCGGCCGGCGACCTGATCGTGTCGGTGCGCGTCTCCCCGCACGAGTACCTGCACCGCGAGGGCGACGACCTGCACGTGCGCGCCTCGGTCACGATCAGCCAGGCGGCCCTGGGCACGGTGCTGAAGGTACCCGGCCTGGAGGGCGAGGTGAGCGTGGAGGTGCCCGCCGGCACCCAGTTCGGCGACCTGGTACGCGTGCGCGGCGAGGGCATGAGGCGGCTGCGCCGCCCCGGCCGGGGCGACCTGGTCGTGCACGTGGCCGTCGAGGTGCCTCGCAAGCTCAGCAAGCGGCAGCGCGAGCTCCTCGGCGAGCTCGGGGAGTCGCTCGGCGACGCGCAGCGGACGAGCCCGCTGCAGCGCCTGCGCGAGTGGCTGTCCGCGTAG